Within Dysosmobacter sp. Marseille-Q4140, the genomic segment ATATCAAACAGGAGGACTACCACCATGCAGAAGTTAGAGCAGGTCTATGAGGGCAAGGCCAAAAAGGTGTTCCGCACCGACGATCCCGAGCTGTTCATCGTGTCCTACAAGGACGACGCCACCGCGTTCAACGGCCTGAAAAAGGGCACCATCGCCGGTAAGGGCGCCATCAACAACCGCATGACCAACAACCTCATGCGCCGTCTGGAGGCCCAGGGCGTCCCCACCCACTTCGTGGAGGAGCTCAGCGACCGGGAGACCCTGGTGAAAAAGGTCTCCATCGTCCCCCTGGAGGTCATCATCCGCAACATCTCCGCCGGCTCCTTCGCCAAGCGGTACGGCGTGGAGGAGGGCATCGTATTCGACGCGCCCACCATCGAGTTCTCCTACAAGAACGACGAGCTGGGCGATCCCCTGCTCAACGAATACCACGCCCTGGCGCTGAAGCTGGCCACGAAAGAGGAGATCGATCTCATCAAGAAATACGCCTTCGCCGTCAACGACCTGCTCAAGGGCTTCATGAAGGAGATCGGCATTGATCTGGTGGACTTCAAGCTGGAATTCGGCAAGACCGCCGACGGGACCATCGTCCTGGCCGACGAGATCAGCCCCGACACCTGCCGCCTGTGGGACGAAAAGACCCACGAGAAGCTGGACAAGGACCGTTTCCGCCGGGATCTGGGCGGCGCCGAGGAGGCCTATGAGGAGGTCATGCGCCGCCTCATGGGGGACAAGTAATCCATGGGCGGCTTTTTCGGCGCGATCTCCAGGCGGGACTGCGTGCTGGACGTGTTCTTCGGCACGGACTACCACTCCCACCTGGGCACCCGCCGGGGCGGCATGGCCATCTACGACCCGGCCGCCGGCTTCCAGCGGCAGATCCACAACATCGAGAACACCCCCTTCCGCACCAAATTCGAGGCGGACCTGACGGAGTTCCACGGGTGCAGCGGCATCGGCTGCATCTCCGACACGGACCCCCAGCCCCTGCTGGTGCGGTCTCACCTGGGCCTGTACGCCATCACCACCGTGGGCATCATCAACAATGCGGACGCCCTGGTGGAAAAGTACTTCTCCCACCACGGCCACCAGTTCATGGCGCAGAGCAACGGCAAGGTCAATGAGTCGGAGCTGATCGCCGCCCTCATCAACCAGGCG encodes:
- a CDS encoding phosphoribosylaminoimidazolesuccinocarboxamide synthase; amino-acid sequence: MQKLEQVYEGKAKKVFRTDDPELFIVSYKDDATAFNGLKKGTIAGKGAINNRMTNNLMRRLEAQGVPTHFVEELSDRETLVKKVSIVPLEVIIRNISAGSFAKRYGVEEGIVFDAPTIEFSYKNDELGDPLLNEYHALALKLATKEEIDLIKKYAFAVNDLLKGFMKEIGIDLVDFKLEFGKTADGTIVLADEISPDTCRLWDEKTHEKLDKDRFRRDLGGAEEAYEEVMRRLMGDK